CCGTATAAAAAATACGCGTTTCTAAACATCTTTTTTAATGTTTTGTACGCACTTTTCAGCACACTTTCTTTTGTTGCTTTAATACCAATGCTTCAGGTATTATTTGACCAAACAAAGGCAAGAAAAATAAAACCAGTATATCAGGGAATTTTAAAACTCCAACAATATGGTGAAGATTATTTGAGCTATTACATCACTACAACAAAAGGTAACCATGATCCCGGATACATTTTGTCTATTATGGTAACGATTATAATCTCAATCTTCTTATTAAAAAACTTAGCAGATTATTTAGCGATGTTTTTTATCACTTTTTTGCGAAATGGAGTCTTAAAAGACATGCGAAATGCTATGTATAAAAAAACATTAGAGCTTCCTTTGGCATTCTATTCTGAAAAAAGAAAAGGAGATGTTATTTCGAGAATCTCGGCTGACGTAAATGAGGTTCAAAACTCATTTTTAGCCATACTGGAACTTATTGTAAAAGAACCATTAACCATAGTTTTTACGATAACAACAATGCTAATCATTAGCACTAAACTAACCTTATTTGTTTTTATTTTTATTCCGATTTCAGGTTACATTATTTCACTAATTGGAAAACAACTTAAAAAGCAATCGACAAAAGCGCAAGAAGAACAAGGAACTTTTTTATCTACTATCGAAGAAACTATTGGTGGATTGAAAGTTGTAAAAGGATATAATTCAGAAAATTATTTTAATAGTGTTTTTCAAAATTCAACAGAACGCTTTTTTCATTTATCAAATAAAATAGGTAATCGCCAGAACTTAGCTTCACCAGCAAGTGAATTTATGGGAATTACCGTTATCGCTATTTTATTGTGGTATGGAGGACAAATGGTTTTGATCGATAAAACTTTGAGCGGACCTTCTTTTATTGCTTACATGGGATTAGCTTATAACATTCTAACACCTGCAAAAGCAATCTCTAAGGCTTCTTACGGAGTTAAAAGAGGAAATGCTGCTGCAGAACGCGTTTTAGAAGTTTTAGAACAGGAAAACACGATTGTTTCAAAACCTAATGCGATCGAAAAATCTTCTTTTGACGATACTATAAACATTCAGCATATTAACTTTAAATATGAAAACGAAACAGTTTTAAAAGACTTTTCTCTTCAAATTAAAAAAGGTCAAACTGTTGCTCTTGTTGGACAATCCGGAAGTGGAAAAAGTACAATTGCCAATCTATTGACACGTTTTTATGATGTAAATGACGGAACGATTTCAATCGACGACATCAACATCAAAGACATGAATTTACAATCTCTTCGCAGCCTGATGGGATTAGTTACACAAGACAGCATTTTATTTAATGATACAATTAAAGCAAATATTTCGTTAGGAAAATTAGATGCTACAGACGATGAAATTATCGAAGCACTAAAAATTGCTAATGCTTATGAGTTTGTAAAAGAATTGCCTTTAGGAATCTACACGAACATTGGTGACAGCGGAAACAAACTTTCTGGTGGTCAAAAACAACGTTTATCAATTGCTCGTGCTGTATTAAAGAATCCTCCAATTATGATTTTAGATGAAGCTACATCAGCATTGGACACTGAAAGCGAAAAATTTGTTCAGGTTGCTCTTGAAAATATGATGCAAAACAGAACATCAATCGTAATTGCACACAGACTTTCGACCATTCAAAAAGCAGATTTGATTGTAGTAATGCAAAAAGGAAAAATTGTAGAGCAAGGAACTCACGATGAATTAATTGCACATAACGGAACTTACAATAAACTCGTTACAATGCAATCTTTCGAATCATAACAACAGAACTTAAATTCTGTTAAAAAATACTTACTAAGTTTATCTGGCGGTTTAATAATCACAGAAAACTAAGTAAGTATTTTTTTTATAGTTTATTATAAAATCAATTTGTAATTTTATTAGAAATACTAAATCGCCTACTAAAATGTATTTCAAAAATCCAAACATAATACTTCCAGAGGATCCAGATACGGTTGTTTGGAAATACTTAGACCTCTCTAAGTTCCTGGATTTATTACTTTCTAAGAAACTTTTTATGTCGCGTTCTGATAAATTTGAAGATCAGTACGAAGGCACTTTTAGCGAACCTACTTTTGAGGAAATTAAAAAGCTAGCCATTGATAATCCTGACTTTTTAAATTACTACAAAACGCATCGTGAACAAGTCGCCATAAGCAGTTGGCATATTAATGAATACGAATCTTTTGCCATGTGGCAGATTTTTACACAAAATAGCGAAGGATTAGCGATTCAGTCTACTATTGGACGATTGCAAAAAGCATTGAAACCTGAGAATAATTTTGATCAGTATATTGGCGAAGTTAATTACATCGACTATAAAAAAGAATATATTCCGTTTGATGATTTGTTCTTCCCTTTTCTCTTTAAACGAAAAAGTTTTCAATACGAACGTGAAGTTCGCATTATAACCGACACTTCAAAAAGCAACATTAAACTTAATGACGGATTGAAAATCAATGTTGATATCAGCCAACTAATTGAGAAGATATACATTCATCCAAAATCGGAAAACTGGTATAAAAAGCTGGTAATTGATTTGGTAGATCGCCTGGGTTTTGGAATTGAAATTGAAAAATCTGATTTAGAAAGCGATATTTTGATTTGATTTTTTTAAGGCACTGAGGTTCTTAGTTGCTATCCCGAAACTTCGGGACTAAGTTTTTTTAGCCACTGATTAAAATGATTTACATTTTGAATACGTCTTGATATTCTGGGTTATTTTGATTAAAATTTTTTTTTATCATTACGTAAACTGGACTAAAGTCCAGCTCTACAAAATTTACCGAACCTTTGGTTCTTTTTTATCGATCGTAATAAAAAAAGCGATTTAAAAAATAATTTTTAAATCGCTTTTTTTTGATTCTAAATCTTAGTAGTACTTCAAAACCTTAGTCCCTTAGAAACTCTAAATAGGTTTATAACTTTTCACTTCCCATTTTTTAGAGGCTAAATCAATGTAGTTATAATGTAAAACATCATTTTTATCGAATTGTCCGTTTTGGTTCGTGTCTTCGATTGTTCTAAAGTATAAGCGGTTTTTAGATTCTATTAAACTCCAATCCACCAATTCCTGAAGATCTGCAGAAACTTTAGTAAAATTCTCACCACTAATATTACTCAAATACAATGTTTTAATATCTCCGGTATCAATTTTACCATCTTTATTAGTATCAGAATCTGTCAAAGTATAAACCATAACTTTATTCTGCGTTCTGTCTGAAACTGTTTTTAAATAAGTCGCCGTTAAAATCAAAACCGGCTTATCAGATAAAGGGCGAATAGAATCTGAATCTACTTTTTGAAATTTCAAATTTTGCAAATAACCTGTAATCTCATATTCGCCTAAATTTGAAATCGTAAAACTCACATCATTCACACTTGAAGATCCATAACGCGCTTTTGTTCCTTTTTCAAACACACGTAAATCTCCAACAGGATGAATTAGATAGTTCGTTCCTTCCATTTGAATAGGCAAATCAGCAACTTCTATTTGCGTTGAATCTGTTTTTGTAACAACACTTCCTTTACTGGCAGCATCATAAATTACTTTCGGTTTCTGAACTTCATCTTTACAACTCACTAATGTTCCGATGATTGCTAAGGCTATATATTTTAAGGAATTTTTCATGTATGCTAATTATATAAGAATATCAAATATAGTATTTTTGATTGTATTATCTACTTTTATTGAATTTTACCAGAGTAAATATATTGAGAAACACAAGTCCTAAATAACCTAACGATAGAATTTTCCATTTGTTTTGAAAAAATGATAATTGAAAAGCTTTTTCCTCCTCTTCTCTTTTATTTTTTAATTCCCAATGTCTTTGTTCTGCCATTAATGCACTAGTATTACAGTTCATTCTCTGATAGTGAATAGTGTCCTTAACTTTTTTTGGTGTATTACTACTTCCTAAAATATAAATATCATTGTCGTTCATAGCCCAGGTTGGAGCATCTTCTTCAATTAAAATATCAAGAGTAGTAATAAAAGTTTGATAATAAGATTTTGAACCAAAATGCATTTTAATTCCATTAACTGTATCTTTTTCAATTCTTAATTTCCTAAGATAAAGTTTCATTTCTTTCAATTTCTTCTTTTCTAAATAACTTCCGTCAAAATTAAATACTTTATATTTTCGTAAAGTAGCAACCTTATATTCTTCGAATTCATTTCCAACAGGAACATTAAGATTAATCCAGCCATAAACCTTAAAAGCATCCACTTTATAAAAATGATAGAAACAAAACACCGGGATCAAAACCAAGGAAATCATTCCCGGAACGTAAAAAATCTTCTTTCGCTTTTCACGTTTTTCTATCATAATCTGGCATTCAATTTTATATTGAAAACTCTCGAAGTCATATAATTTGGAATCGCATATTGATTTTTGGAATATACATCACGAACCCAAGTATTGGTTATTGCATTTTGATTATTGAAAAGATTGAAAATCTCTAATCCAACAGATAATTCTTTGAAGTTTTTCAACCAATTTGCTTTAGCAACTTTAGTACTGTTATCTACAAAAACTTTGGCAAAACCAATATCCACTCTACGATAATCGTTTAATCTGTTTTGGTATAGATACGGATCCGAATATGCTGGCGCGCCTCCAGGCAAACCAGTATTATAAACTAAATTCAGATACAATTTTACACTTGGAATATTTGGCATATAATCCTGAAACAACATCGCAAATTTCAAACGCTGATCTGTTGGTCTTGCGATATATCCTTTATCTGCGTAATCTTCTTCGGTTTTCAAATAACCAAAACTAATCCACGATTCTGTTCCCGGCACAAATTCTCCATTTAATCTAAAATCAAGACCTTGCGCATATGCTTTTGCATTATTATTGGCGATATAACGAATTCGAACATTATCGATCGAATACACATTTACATCAGACAGTGATTTATAATATAGTTCCGTTACCCATTTAAAAGGGCGATTCCACATTTTAAAATTATAATCATTCCCTAAAACAATATGAACAGATTCCTGCGCTTTTACATTTGGATTCACAACGCCATCCAAATCCCTGAGTTCTCTATAAAATGGTGGCTGATGATATAATCCGCCCGAGAGCCTGAAAACCATATCCATATCCCAATCCGGCTTTATGGCAAATTGTGCACGCGGACTAAAAACAACTTGATTTTTTCCTTCAACAGCGGCTCCTGAAACATTCCAACTCTGGAAACGCGCTCCTAAATGATACCAAATTTGATTAGATCCAAGTTCTGCTTTTTTATTGTATTGTGCGTATCCGGAAAATCTGTTTATGGTATTATAGTTTGTTGCACGAACATCCTGATACGGCAACAATGGCCCTGTATAAGGTTGATATGGCTGATTATTTTGTGGCAAAATAACAATTGGAGGATTTATAGAAAATCCAGCTGAATCAATCATTTCCCATTCTACAATTCGATCTCTAATAGATTCTCTGGTATATTTAAGTCCAAATTCTAATTGACTGTCATTTAACCATTCTTTAAATCCTTTAATTTCTGCATTTGCAATTAAAGCATCCAAATCATTTCGGGCGTGACTCAATTGCGAACCAATTCCTTTTGTAAAATCAACTTGAGACTCATCTTGATCTTCACCAACATTTCCAAGACGATACTGCGCCAGAATATCAAAATGTTCCTGCTCTGTAGTATGAAATAGCGAACCTATAAGTTTTAACGTCAAAGTTGGAGAAACTTTATAAGTCGTTTTTAATGCTCCAAAATAAGTATCGTATTTATCTCTTTCCTGACCTTCATAATATACAGCAAGAGACATTGGCTGATCGATTGTTCCAAATTTTGTCTCGCGGGTTAAAGGCTGATACAAATACTTATTTTCAGAAATGTTTCCTAAAAAACTAATTTGCCATTTTTGCGAAATATCATAATTGATATTCGTTTGAATATCGGCAAAAGTTGGTGTATAATTCGTTTCTGTATCTTGGCTATTAACCAACAAACTATTATTTCTATAACGAACTCCTGTTACTGCAGACCATTTTTTATCTTTAGAAACAGCATCAACAGACACGCTTCCGCCTAATAAACTTGCCTCTAAAGAAGCACCAAACTGAGTTGGTTTTCTATACGTAATATCTAAAACAGAGGATAATTTATCTCCAAATTTAGCTTGAAATCCTCCAGCCGAAAAATCAACGTTTTGAACCAAATCTGTATTTGTAAAACTCAATCCTTCTTGCTGACCGGAACGAATTAAAAACGGACGATAAACTTCGATTTCGTTTACATAAACTAAATTTTCATCATAATTTCCGCCACGAACAGCATATTGTGTACTTAATTCATTATTTGAATTTACTCCCGGCAATGTTTTTAGAATATTTTCGATTCCGGCATTTGCTCCGGGAATCTTTTTAATCGTTGCCGCATCAATAGTTGTAATTCCCTGAACCCGTTTTTTATTTTTGGAAGAAACAAAAACCTCTCCCATTTGTTCTTCAGAATTACTCATTACAGGATTAAAAATAAAAACTTCATTTGGTTTCAGATTTACTGCCAAACTCATCATTTTTAAAGAAATGTGAGTAAAAATCAAAGAAGTTTTTTTGTTCGAAGGAACATCGATTTCAAAAAAACCGTTTGCATCTGATTGCGTTGCATTCCCTGAAGAAGTTATATTGACATCGACGACCGGACGTTTTTGATCATCTAAAATAATACCTTTAACATGAGCATTTTGAGCAAATGAAATACAAGAAATGCATAAAAAAAGAAAACCGAATATTACTCTGTTATTATTCAAACGTTTTGATTTTATTTTTGTTGACTTCTAAAAAAATGAGTTTCAAAGATAGCAGAATTACCCACATTATCAATTACTTCAATTTTTAAATCGTTTGCCCCTTCGGCAAGCATTGTATCATCAAAAGTATGTGTGATTTTCTTTGTTTTATTTTCATATTCAAACAAAATCCAGTTTCCGTTTAAATATCCGTTGTATGATTTAATTCCCGATGCAGCATCGTTAATGATAAAATCTATTTTTTTGACATCACTAATCCATTTATCCTGAATTGGTTTTACAATTTTAATTGTTGGCTTAATTGTATCCAAAACCAACCCGAATTGTCCTAATGTTTTTGATTTGGCCGTAAAAACATCTCCTTTTCTAATGGTTCCGTTATAACTGTTTCCTCTTCCAATATAAAGTTTATCTCTTAATTCTTCCGGATATGAACTGTCTTTTATCGTAATCGTAAAATTCGAATGCACCGGAACTGTATCATCATGAATATAGATACGATTGTTTTTTACATCGAAATTCAAATTAAAATCATCATAAAAAGTTCCCGCTGGAAAAAATACTGACATATTATCTTTTTCGAAATTGGAATCTTTATTGACTTTAATAAAATATTTTGAAGTCGCAGGTTCTTCTTTTACAATTGGCGTTGCAGCATCATATTCAACCGGAACCGTAATTGTATTTAAATTCCCAAAATAATCCGAAACTTCAATTCTATACGTCGAAGCTAAATTCGGCTCGACCGGAATAATTCCTCGTAATGAATCTGTTTTTATTATGCTTAAAGCAAAAGGCGTTTTCATGAAAAGTTTTTGAATGCGCTGACCTGATTTTTTATATTTACCATAATCAATCAATGCATTTACATAACGCATTTCGTCAAACGAATAAGTATTGAACTGATAATTATAATTTTGATTTCCGTTAAAAAAAGTAGAAACATTAAAAACCCCATTTTTATTAAAAGAGACATCATCAAAATCTACGGCTACAATTCCAAAACCAATTTTTCCGTTCGCTTTTACTTTACTTGCCAAATAAGTCCCGTCTTTTTGAAGTGCAACATTTAGCAACAAAGGCTGTTTAGATTGATTTACCATAGAATTCTCTAACGGATAAACATAAACACTCGAAACTGTTGGCTTTTTAGTGTCTTTAATATTTTTATCGAATCCAAAAAATATCGGATTAATTACAAATTCTGTTTTAGTATCACGAATTTCAAAATGTAAATGCGGTCCTTCAGAAGAACCTGTATTTCCGGAAAGCGCAATTAGTTGACCTTTTGTAACTTGTAATTCATCTGGCTTTAGAAACATTTCGATTTCGTAAGCCTTCTCTTTGTAATGTGTTTTTTTGACATAATCCTGAATTGGACCAACTGTAGTTTGCAAATGTCCATAAACCGAAGTGTAGCCATTTGGATGTGTAATATAAATGCATTTTCCGTTTCCGAAAGTAGAAATTTTGATTCTCGAAACGTAACCATCTGCAATTGCGTAAACATTTAATCCTTCTCTTTGGTTTGTTTTTAAATCAAAACCGGCGTGAAAATGATTCGGTCTTAATTCCCCAAAATTCCCCGAAAGCTGCATTGGAATATCAAGCGGCGGACGAAAATAATCCTTCGGATATTGGGTTTGAGCGAAAATAAAATTAGTAAAAAACAGGGCAAGCAGTGATAATCTCATAAGGCAACATTTTTGCTAAGATAAAGAAATTAGCTCCTAAAAACGAGTAAAAAGCTACAAAAATACAATTAATTGAATTTCATTTGTTTGATTATTTTTAATGTAAAAAAATCGATAAAAAATTGCATTAATAAAAAGGAATACTAACTTTGTATGATTAAGTAATGAATAGGATTTATAATGAGTGTAATTGCAGAAATAATTGATACTCTTGAATATAAAGTCGAAAAGCTTTTTGAGAAATCAAAGGCCCTAGAAAAAAACAATCAGGTTTTAAGATTAGAACTAGCCAAAGCTGCGCAAATTATCCAGAAACAATCTGAAGAAATGGAGGCTTTGAAGAAGCAATATGATACACTTAAAATAGCCAATTCGTTGCTCGGCAGCGACAATAACAAGAGAGAGACAAAGCTTAAAATAAATTCATTAATTCGCGAAATTGATTACTGTATAGCACAACTATCAGATTAGAAAGACATGGACGGAAAGCTTAGAATTAAAATATCAATCGCAGACAGAGTCTATCCATTAACGGTAGAACCATCTCAGGAAGAAGGACTTAGAAGTGCTTCTAAGAAAATTGATGCTATGATCAAGCAATTCGAAGAAAGTTACGCGGTTCGTGACAAACAAGATGTTCTGGCTATGTGTGCCTTGCAATTTGCATCACAAGTAGAACAAAAACAGATTGATAATGCAATCGATGGTGAAGAAACTATCGAAAGAATTAAAAGATTAAATTCGCTATTAGATCAATATCTCGAAAATTAAACGTTCTTTACAGAAACTAAGATACTGCCTACATTAGTTCACAATTGGTAAACTCAACACTAACAATTTAGAATGAGCAAATCGTCGCTACTATAGTATGCCCTGCTTCGACTGGGAAACTTGAACAGTGAGTTAGCTCAAAACTTGTCTTTACGAGTTTATTCAAGCAATTAATGTAGGCTTTTTTATATATAAATTTTAACAAACATGGACATAATAACGATCATTATTTCAGGGATTGTGGGGATTGCAGCAGGATTTGCAATCGCTAAAATCATCGAAAAAAGCAATATTTCTAATTTAATTAAAAACGCAAAGAAAGAAGCCTCTTCCATTTTAAAAGACGCTAATTTAGAAGCAGAAAATATCAAAAAAGATAAAATCCTTCAAGCAAAAGAGCGTTTTATCGAATTAAAATCAGAGCACGAACAAGTTATTTTAGCTAGAGATAAAAAAGTAGCTGAAGTAGAAAAAAGAGTGCGTGACAAAGAATCTCAGATTTCAAATGAACTTTCGAAAGCCAAAAAAGTAAATGACGATTTTGAAGCTAAAACAAATGAATACAATAATAAAATTGAAGTTTTAGACAAAAAACAAGCTGAAGTAGACAAATTACACAAAAGTCAACTGCAACAACTTGAAGTAATTTCAGGACTTTCTGCTGAAGAAGCAAAAGAACAATTAGTTGAAGGTTTAAAAGCTGAAGCTAAAAGTAAAGCAATGTCTCATATTCAGGATACAATTGAAGAGGCAAAACTTACTGCGCAACAAGAAGCTAAGAAAATTATCATCAATACAATCCAGAGAGTTGGAACTGAGGAAGCGGTTGAAAATTGCGTTTCAGTATTTAACATTGAATCTGATGATGTAAAAGGTAGAATTATTGGTCGTGAAGGTCGTAACATTAGAGCTCTTGAAGCTGCAACCGGAGTAGAAATCATTGTTGATGATACACCGGAAGCTATTATTCTATCTTGTTTTGATCCTGTTCGTAGAGAAATTGCTCGTTTGTCATTGCACAAATTAGTAACTGACGGACGTATTCACCCAGCGAGAATTGAAGAAGTTGTTGCTAAAACAGCGAAACAAATCGACGATGAAATTATCGAAGTTGGTAAACGTACTGTAATCGACTTAGGAATTCACGGTTTACACCCTGAATTAATTAAAGTTGTTGGTAGAATGAAATACCGTTCATCTTACGGACAAAACTTATTGCAACACTCAAGAGAGGTTTCTAAACTTTGTGGTATCATGGCTGCCGAATTAGGTTTGAATGTAAAATTGGCAAAAAGAGCTGGTTTACTTCATGATATTGGTAAAGTGCCAGATACTGAAAGCGATTTACCACACGCATTATTAGGTATGCAATGGGCTGAGAAATATGGTGAAAAAGAAGAAGTTTGTAATGCAATTGGAGCTCACCACGATGAGATCGAAATGAAATCATTACTTTCTCCAATCGTTCAGGTTTGTGATGCTATTTCAGGTGCAAGACCAGGCGCAAGACGTCAGGTGTTGGATTCATACATTCAGCGTTTGAAAGATCTTGAAGAAGTTGCTTACGGATTTAGCGGTGTAAAAAATGCATACGCAATTCAGGCTGGTAGAGAACTTCGTGTAATCGTAGAAAGCGAAAAAGTTTCTGATGATAACGCTGCAAACCTATCTTTCGAAATTTCACAAAAAATCCAAACTGAAATGACTTATCCAGGTCAGGTAAAAGTTACTGTAATTAGAGAAACCAGAGCAGTTAATATCGCTAAGTAATCTCAACATATTATAAAATAAAAAAGGCTATCATAACGATAGCCTTTTTTATTTATGCCAAATTCATTTAAAGATCGTTAAAGACAATTTTAAAGCTTGTTCCCACTCCTACTTCACTTTCTACAGAAATACTTCCTTTCATCGCTTCAATTTGATTTCTGGTAATATACAAGCCGATTCCTCGTGCTTCCTGATGTTTATGAAAAGTTTTATACATTCCGAATAATAAATCACCGTAAACAGCCAAATCGATTCCTAAACCATTGTCTGTAATTTTTAATGATTTATAACCTTCAGGTTCGATCGAAAAATCAAAAACTATTATTGGATCGCGATCCGGATGTGCATACTTTATAGCGTTTGTAGTAAAGTTTAACAAAACACTTTCCAGATAAGCAGGATTAAAATTAATTGTCAAATATTGAGGGACATTATTTACAATCGTAACTTTAGTTTGTTTATCGTAACCTTTGATTGTCGAAATTGTTTTCTCGATGTATTCACAAAGCTTCAAAGGAACGACAGCAATATTAATATTACTCTGCGTTTTTACGATTTGTGTTAAATTAGAAATCGTATCATTTAAATCATTAGAAACTGTTCGCAAATGCTCCAACATTTCACTTACGGTTTCTTTATCACCATCAGCATCAATAAAATCTAAAATCGACTTTATATTTCCTGCCTGCGTATTTAAATTATGTGAAACGATATGCGAAAAATTCAACAATCTACTATTTTGATCGCTGTACAATTTCATCGTTTTTATCAATTCTAATTCTTTTTCTTTTTGCAAAGAAACATCTGTATGAGTTCCAATTACACGTAATGGCTTACCATTTTCATCTCGTTTAATAACTTTTCCACGGTCTAAAATCCATTTATAATTTCCGCTCGAAGTCATTACACGATGATAGTTTTCGTAATAAGGGATCTTATTATCAAAATGCTCTTGTATGTCCGAATAGTATTTGGGAAGATCATCCGGATGCACAATTTTATCCCATCGTTCCGGATCATCAAAAATATCTGCAGAATCAAGTTCCAATATTTTTAGTGACAAAGACGAATAGAAAACATTATTGGTAACCATATCCCAATCCCAAATTCCAGCTGTAGAAGCATCAAGTGCAAATTGAAATCGTTCTTCTGAAATTCGCAGCTTTTCTTCTTTATCTTTTAATTCGGTAATATCCGAAACGTGTCCATAGAAACTAACTCTGCCATCATCAGATTGCTCCGTTTTTGCGGAAATCTTAAACCAGCGTAAACCTTTTTTTGGTAAAACAGCGCGAAATTCAATATCCCAGGGTTTTATTTCTTTACGCGCTTTAACTAAAGATTGAAAAAATGCTTCACGATCCTGAAGAAAAACTCTTTCGTAAATAATAAACTTAATGTCGTTGTTGAATTCACTTGCCGTAAATTCAAAAATTTCATCAGCAGATTTACTAACTAGCGGAAAAGTATAATTGTTATCGGTGTCAACAACAAACTGAAATAACAAATCAGGCATCTCAGCAAACAATTTTTTGTAAAAATTATTCACCTCTAAGCAATCCTCATTTTCATATAAATCAAAAACCATATGCTACTTATTTTTACTTAAATTGAATGATCAATAACATTTAAAACAATAAAAGTGCCGTTTGTCGGTCTTATGTGCTTTTAGTAGAAAATAATATACAATATATTAATTTTTGCTTTAAAAATCAGGACTCTAGCCAAAAAATTATTTTCTTGGATGAAAAGAATGCATTACTTCTTTTAAAAATCTCCTGTCTAAATGCACATAGATTTCTGTAGTTGTTATCGATTCGTGTCCCAACATTAATTGGATAGATCTTAAGTCAGCTCCATTTTCAAGTAAATGCGTCGCAAATGAATGTCGCAAAGTATGCGGACTAATACTTTTATGCAAACCTATTTTTACCGCCAAATCTTTTATGATTGTAAATACCATTGCACGAGTAAGTTGATTACCTCTTCGGTTTAAAAACAAAGTATCTTCGCAACCTTTTTTAATATTCAGATTTACTCTGACTTCCTTTTGATAAATTTCTATGTATTTCTGGGTCAATTTACCAATAGGAACAAAACGTTCTTTATTCCCTTTTCCGGTAATTTTTATGAATCCTTCGTCAAAAAACAGATCTGAAATTTTAAGCGAAACCAACTCCGAAACCCGAAGTCCGCAACCGTATAAAGCTTCCAACATTGCTCGGTTTCGTTCTCCTTCATTTTTACTTAAATCAATTGCAGCAATAAGTGCATCAATTTCAGTGACAGATAAAGTATCCGGTAATTTTCTGCCCGTTTTTGGAGTTTCAATTAATTCCAGCGGATTATCATTTCTATAATCTTCAAAAACCAGATAATTAAAAAAGCTTTTCAATCCCGAAATAATACGCGCTTGCGAACGCGGATTTACTTCCTTAGAAACGGAATATATAAATTGCTGAACAGTTTCATCAGTAATTTTTAAAGGCGAAACTTCTATTTGATTTGTATCTAAAAAAAGACATAATCGCTCAATATCAAAACCATAGTTTTCGATTGTATTTTTAGACAAACCTCTTTCAATTCGCAAATACGATTGATAATCTTTTATGTATCGGTTCCAGTTCATATCTACAAAGTAAAACATTTTTTGGGCATAAAAAAACCTTCCTGATTAAGGGAAGGTTTTAAATATTTTTCAATTAAAAAACTAGAATTTATATCCTAGAGATAATGCAAAAACACTGTTTTTCGCATTAACATTATCATCAAAGTCATCTCCAGCTACATTAGACAACCCCAAAGTATAACGAAGTCCAGCTGATAAATTTTCAGTAAAA
This genomic window from Flavobacterium sp. 9 contains:
- a CDS encoding ABC transporter ATP-binding protein, with translation MSNFKKIVPFIYPYKKYAFLNIFFNVLYALFSTLSFVALIPMLQVLFDQTKARKIKPVYQGILKLQQYGEDYLSYYITTTKGNHDPGYILSIMVTIIISIFLLKNLADYLAMFFITFLRNGVLKDMRNAMYKKTLELPLAFYSEKRKGDVISRISADVNEVQNSFLAILELIVKEPLTIVFTITTMLIISTKLTLFVFIFIPISGYIISLIGKQLKKQSTKAQEEQGTFLSTIEETIGGLKVVKGYNSENYFNSVFQNSTERFFHLSNKIGNRQNLASPASEFMGITVIAILLWYGGQMVLIDKTLSGPSFIAYMGLAYNILTPAKAISKASYGVKRGNAAAERVLEVLEQENTIVSKPNAIEKSSFDDTINIQHINFKYENETVLKDFSLQIKKGQTVALVGQSGSGKSTIANLLTRFYDVNDGTISIDDINIKDMNLQSLRSLMGLVTQDSILFNDTIKANISLGKLDATDDEIIEALKIANAYEFVKELPLGIYTNIGDSGNKLSGGQKQRLSIARAVLKNPPIMILDEATSALDTESEKFVQVALENMMQNRTSIVIAHRLSTIQKADLIVVMQKGKIVEQGTHDELIAHNGTYNKLVTMQSFES
- a CDS encoding DUF2971 domain-containing protein — encoded protein: MYFKNPNIILPEDPDTVVWKYLDLSKFLDLLLSKKLFMSRSDKFEDQYEGTFSEPTFEEIKKLAIDNPDFLNYYKTHREQVAISSWHINEYESFAMWQIFTQNSEGLAIQSTIGRLQKALKPENNFDQYIGEVNYIDYKKEYIPFDDLFFPFLFKRKSFQYEREVRIITDTSKSNIKLNDGLKINVDISQLIEKIYIHPKSENWYKKLVIDLVDRLGFGIEIEKSDLESDILI
- a CDS encoding carboxypeptidase-like regulatory domain-containing protein, giving the protein MNNNRVIFGFLFLCISCISFAQNAHVKGIILDDQKRPVVDVNITSSGNATQSDANGFFEIDVPSNKKTSLIFTHISLKMMSLAVNLKPNEVFIFNPVMSNSEEQMGEVFVSSKNKKRVQGITTIDAATIKKIPGANAGIENILKTLPGVNSNNELSTQYAVRGGNYDENLVYVNEIEVYRPFLIRSGQQEGLSFTNTDLVQNVDFSAGGFQAKFGDKLSSVLDITYRKPTQFGASLEASLLGGSVSVDAVSKDKKWSAVTGVRYRNNSLLVNSQDTETNYTPTFADIQTNINYDISQKWQISFLGNISENKYLYQPLTRETKFGTIDQPMSLAVYYEGQERDKYDTYFGALKTTYKVSPTLTLKLIGSLFHTTEQEHFDILAQYRLGNVGEDQDESQVDFTKGIGSQLSHARNDLDALIANAEIKGFKEWLNDSQLEFGLKYTRESIRDRIVEWEMIDSAGFSINPPIVILPQNNQPYQPYTGPLLPYQDVRATNYNTINRFSGYAQYNKKAELGSNQIWYHLGARFQSWNVSGAAVEGKNQVVFSPRAQFAIKPDWDMDMVFRLSGGLYHQPPFYRELRDLDGVVNPNVKAQESVHIVLGNDYNFKMWNRPFKWVTELYYKSLSDVNVYSIDNVRIRYIANNNAKAYAQGLDFRLNGEFVPGTESWISFGYLKTEEDYADKGYIARPTDQRLKFAMLFQDYMPNIPSVKLYLNLVYNTGLPGGAPAYSDPYLYQNRLNDYRRVDIGFAKVFVDNSTKVAKANWLKNFKELSVGLEIFNLFNNQNAITNTWVRDVYSKNQYAIPNYMTSRVFNIKLNARL